One Natronobacterium texcoconense DNA window includes the following coding sequences:
- a CDS encoding HpcH/HpaI aldolase family protein: MTLASKLRDRDPVVGNWLTLADPAVTEASAQLEFDVAVIDREHTPISLETTTEMARAVDATRTDTETLVRVSENDATEIKRVLDAGVAGVMGPMIETAAEAQELVAATRYPPEGVRGVGIGRATGYGDSLADSVENADPVTIAQIETRDGLANVEEIAAVDGLDGLFVGPADLSAALGIFGETDSEDFLEAVDRILEAGHTVDKPVATIALEEADVERWLERGFDAVMVGVDVDYVLSGSKRAKRAFEEAVGEQDVE, translated from the coding sequence GTGACCCTCGCCAGCAAACTCCGCGACCGCGACCCCGTCGTCGGCAACTGGCTGACGCTCGCCGATCCGGCCGTCACCGAAGCCTCTGCGCAACTCGAGTTCGACGTCGCCGTGATCGACCGCGAGCACACGCCGATCTCGCTCGAGACGACGACCGAGATGGCACGGGCGGTCGACGCCACCAGAACCGACACCGAAACGCTCGTTCGCGTCTCCGAAAACGACGCCACTGAGATCAAACGCGTCCTCGACGCCGGCGTCGCCGGCGTGATGGGACCGATGATCGAGACCGCGGCCGAAGCGCAGGAATTAGTCGCCGCGACTCGGTACCCGCCCGAGGGCGTCCGTGGCGTCGGTATCGGCCGCGCCACCGGCTACGGTGATTCATTGGCCGACTCCGTCGAGAACGCCGATCCCGTCACGATCGCCCAGATCGAAACCCGCGACGGCCTCGCGAACGTCGAGGAAATCGCTGCCGTCGACGGACTCGACGGCCTGTTCGTCGGCCCCGCCGACCTCTCGGCCGCGCTCGGAATCTTCGGGGAGACCGACAGCGAGGACTTTCTCGAGGCCGTCGACCGCATTCTCGAGGCCGGCCACACCGTGGACAAACCCGTGGCGACGATCGCACTCGAGGAAGCAGACGTCGAACGCTGGCTCGAGCGCGGGTTCGATGCCGTGATGGTCGGCGTCGACGTCGACTACGTACTCTCCGGTAGTAAACGGGCAAAACGGGCGTTCGAGGAGGCCGTCGGCGAGCAGGACGTGGAATAA
- a CDS encoding COG1361 family protein encodes MKRRPLLGLAIGTTASLSGCLGRIRPPEVIGDEPTLSPGEEATLSIEARSARGLRFEELPDETHAVLEIGDAEIEPSPSRIAESYPPDWYWRFARWSVEVRVPIRIPPDSPPGEYQYAVTVTATDDIRSDATTEEFSILVE; translated from the coding sequence ATGAAGCGACGGCCCCTTCTCGGGCTGGCTATCGGTACTACGGCGTCCCTTTCGGGCTGTCTCGGACGGATTCGTCCGCCGGAAGTGATCGGCGACGAGCCGACGCTCTCGCCGGGTGAGGAAGCGACGCTCTCCATCGAGGCACGCTCGGCTCGAGGGCTCAGATTCGAGGAGTTGCCGGACGAAACGCACGCAGTTCTCGAGATAGGCGACGCCGAGATCGAACCCAGCCCGTCGAGGATCGCCGAGTCGTATCCGCCGGACTGGTACTGGCGGTTCGCTCGCTGGAGCGTCGAGGTGCGCGTCCCGATTCGGATTCCCCCTGATTCGCCGCCAGGTGAGTACCAGTACGCAGTCACCGTGACGGCGACCGACGACATCAGGTCGGACGCGACGACCGAGGAGTTCTCGATACTGGTGGAATAA
- the mutL gene encoding DNA mismatch repair endonuclease MutL produces MTDDTDIHELDEDTVARIAAGEVVERPASAVKELVENSLDADASRVEVAVEEGGTESIRVADDGHGMTEADLRAAVRQHTTSKIEGLEDLESGVRTLGFRGEALHTIGSVSRLTIRSRPRDGSEAGTELVYEGGDVTSVEPAGCPEGTVVEVEDLFYNTPARRKFLKTTATEFAHVNRVVTRYALANPDVAVSLVHDSREVFATTGQGDLQAAVLSVYGREVASAMIPVEVDEEDLPPGPVDSVSGLVSHPETNRSSREYLATYVNDRAVTSDAIREGIMGAYGTQLGSDRYPFVTLFLEVPSEAVDVNVHPRKREVRFDDDDAVRRQVDSAVESALLEHGLLRSRAPRGRSAPGDARVEPDRGPSKSEVEGSSGDEPETSPSSDEMGEQSPTSDEPATADSEAGVESSAPSSPPRSERPERSRSTGSQPVDPTPKSATDSSESGSPTPEPEPTTEPAASSPQPDAQATTDSRHPERDPERKFDGPTEQRTLEGGRATGEETDFDSLPPLRVLGQLGDTYIVCETPDGLALVDQHAADERVNYERLQEAFASDPPAQALAEPVELELTAAEAEAFAGYSEALERLGFYANQVDDRTVAVTTVPAVLEETLEPEHLRDVLTSFVEGDREAGAETVDALADEFLGDLACYPSVTGNTSLTEGSVVDLFAALDDCENPYACPHGRPVIVQFDEREIEERFERDYPGHGG; encoded by the coding sequence ATGACCGACGACACAGACATCCACGAGCTAGACGAGGACACGGTCGCCCGCATCGCCGCCGGCGAGGTCGTCGAGCGGCCGGCGAGCGCGGTGAAGGAACTCGTAGAGAACAGCCTGGACGCGGACGCTTCCCGCGTCGAGGTCGCCGTCGAGGAGGGTGGCACCGAGTCGATCCGGGTGGCCGACGACGGCCACGGGATGACCGAGGCCGACCTGCGGGCCGCGGTTCGCCAGCATACGACGAGCAAGATCGAGGGGCTCGAGGACCTCGAGTCGGGGGTCAGAACCCTCGGTTTCCGAGGTGAAGCCTTACACACCATCGGCTCGGTTTCACGGCTGACGATCCGGTCGCGCCCTCGAGACGGGAGTGAGGCGGGGACGGAACTCGTATACGAGGGCGGCGACGTGACGAGCGTCGAACCGGCAGGCTGTCCCGAGGGGACGGTCGTCGAGGTCGAGGACCTCTTCTACAATACGCCTGCCCGCCGAAAATTCCTGAAGACGACGGCGACGGAGTTCGCTCACGTCAACCGCGTCGTCACCCGCTACGCGCTCGCGAATCCGGACGTCGCGGTCTCGCTGGTCCACGACAGCCGTGAGGTCTTCGCCACGACGGGCCAGGGCGACCTGCAGGCCGCCGTCCTCTCGGTCTACGGCCGCGAGGTCGCCTCGGCGATGATTCCAGTCGAGGTGGACGAGGAAGACCTCCCGCCGGGACCGGTCGACTCGGTCTCGGGGCTGGTTTCCCACCCTGAGACGAACCGCTCGAGTCGCGAGTACCTCGCGACGTACGTCAACGACCGCGCCGTGACCTCGGACGCGATCCGCGAGGGGATCATGGGAGCCTACGGCACTCAGTTAGGAAGCGACCGCTACCCGTTCGTCACCCTCTTCCTCGAGGTTCCCAGCGAGGCCGTCGACGTCAACGTCCACCCGCGCAAGCGGGAGGTGCGGTTCGACGACGACGATGCCGTCCGCCGACAGGTCGATTCGGCCGTCGAATCCGCGCTACTCGAGCACGGGCTGTTGCGGTCTCGAGCACCGCGCGGCCGATCGGCCCCGGGGGACGCTCGAGTCGAACCCGATCGCGGGCCGTCGAAGTCGGAGGTCGAGGGCTCGAGCGGAGATGAGCCAGAAACATCGCCCTCGAGCGACGAGATGGGCGAGCAGTCCCCTACCAGCGACGAACCAGCAACGGCCGATTCGGAGGCCGGTGTCGAATCCAGTGCTCCCTCGAGCCCCCCGCGTTCGGAACGGCCCGAACGGTCGAGATCGACCGGAAGCCAACCCGTCGATCCCACGCCGAAGTCGGCGACTGACTCGAGCGAATCCGGCAGCCCCACACCGGAACCGGAGCCGACGACTGAACCGGCTGCCTCGAGTCCTCAGCCCGACGCGCAGGCAACCACCGACTCCCGCCACCCCGAACGCGATCCGGAACGCAAGTTCGACGGCCCCACCGAACAGCGAACGCTCGAGGGGGGCCGCGCGACCGGCGAGGAGACCGATTTCGACTCCCTGCCACCGCTGCGCGTCCTCGGCCAGCTCGGGGACACCTACATCGTCTGCGAGACGCCCGACGGCCTCGCGCTGGTCGACCAGCACGCGGCCGACGAGCGGGTGAACTACGAGCGTCTGCAGGAGGCGTTCGCCAGCGATCCGCCCGCGCAGGCGCTGGCCGAACCCGTCGAACTCGAACTCACGGCCGCCGAGGCCGAGGCGTTCGCGGGGTACAGCGAAGCACTCGAGCGGCTGGGGTTCTACGCGAATCAGGTCGATGATCGCACTGTTGCCGTCACGACCGTTCCCGCAGTCTTAGAGGAGACGCTCGAGCCAGAACACCTGCGGGATGTCCTCACGTCGTTCGTCGAGGGCGACCGCGAGGCGGGCGCGGAGACGGTCGACGCGCTGGCCGACGAGTTCCTCGGCGACCTGGCCTGTTACCCCTCCGTCACGGGCAACACGTCGCTGACGGAGGGCTCGGTCGTCGACTTGTTCGCGGCGTTAGACGACTGCGAGAACCCCTACGCCTGTCCGCACGGGCGGCCGGTGATCGTCCAGTTCGACGAGCGCGAGATCGAAGAGCGGTTCGAGCGGGATTATC
- a CDS encoding M48 family metalloprotease, protein MDWSSDRRLQRRMLLALTLTLAGYGVLLWLLFWVLPTALALFACVVLGIVMIASVYWADYIAYWATSAVAIEREQHPLVYDLTDRLAQQADVPRPPVAVIPSDEPNALSAGTGNRTVICVTTGLLKTLEEDELEAVLAHELAHLKNSDSSVLTVAGFPTAVSIVALSTASRAITPASMLLGFPFWIATYLLFVGLPVYVASLPGTLVLSRYREYAADRGAVAITGKPFALASALATIHGESTPPNEDLRSVAAFNAFCIVPTASMLPVPTHPPTHKRIQRLREEFADGV, encoded by the coding sequence ATGGACTGGTCCTCCGATCGCCGCCTCCAGCGGCGGATGCTCCTCGCGCTCACCCTCACCCTCGCGGGCTACGGCGTCCTCCTCTGGCTCCTGTTCTGGGTGCTTCCGACGGCGCTCGCGCTGTTTGCCTGCGTCGTACTCGGTATCGTCATGATCGCCAGCGTCTACTGGGCTGACTACATCGCCTACTGGGCGACGAGCGCGGTCGCCATCGAACGCGAACAGCACCCGCTCGTCTACGATCTCACCGACCGCCTCGCCCAGCAAGCCGACGTCCCGCGACCGCCGGTCGCCGTGATCCCCTCCGACGAACCGAACGCGCTCTCGGCGGGGACGGGCAACCGAACCGTGATCTGCGTGACCACCGGCCTCCTGAAGACGCTCGAGGAGGACGAACTCGAGGCGGTGCTGGCCCACGAACTCGCCCACCTCAAGAACAGCGACTCGAGCGTGCTGACCGTTGCCGGGTTCCCGACGGCCGTCTCGATCGTCGCGCTCTCGACGGCCAGCCGAGCGATTACCCCTGCGTCGATGCTTCTGGGGTTCCCGTTCTGGATCGCCACGTACCTGCTGTTCGTCGGCCTCCCCGTCTACGTCGCCAGCCTCCCCGGGACGCTCGTGCTCTCGCGGTACCGCGAGTACGCCGCCGACCGCGGTGCCGTCGCGATCACGGGCAAGCCGTTCGCACTCGCCAGCGCGCTCGCGACCATCCACGGCGAGTCGACGCCGCCGAACGAAGACCTCCGCTCGGTCGCTGCCTTCAACGCGTTCTGTATCGTCCCGACGGCGTCGATGCTCCCGGTCCCAACCCATCCGCCGACCCACAAACGGATTCAACGGTTGCGAGAGGAATTCGCCGACGGGGTGTGA
- a CDS encoding dihydrodipicolinate synthase family protein — MTLEHDLQGITTPLVTPFDADAEEIDESALEDLVDHLLENGIDGLFPCGTTGEFASLTPAERRRVHEVVVDRVDGEVPVLAGAAATTVEEAVDYTEHAAEIGADVAVVTEPYFHGPNAPTGNRRFFERVADRSPLPVLLYNIPPCTGGKIAVETLEAVATHENVIGIKDSSGDLEYMLSVIRRTPNEFVVLQGYDALLAPALRMGADGGLNAGSNVAPATYAELYDSFDDERGIELQDAIEPLFGACAEYGFAPATKTALEYRGVIPSDAVRPPLVPVPEEGQAGVAEGGDALLEK, encoded by the coding sequence ATGACACTCGAGCACGACCTGCAGGGGATCACCACGCCGCTGGTCACCCCGTTCGACGCGGATGCCGAGGAAATTGACGAATCGGCACTCGAGGACCTCGTCGATCACCTCCTCGAGAACGGTATCGACGGCCTCTTTCCCTGCGGGACGACCGGCGAGTTCGCCAGCCTGACGCCCGCAGAACGCCGGCGCGTCCACGAGGTCGTCGTGGATCGTGTAGACGGCGAAGTACCGGTGCTTGCGGGCGCGGCCGCGACGACCGTCGAGGAGGCGGTCGACTACACCGAACACGCCGCCGAGATCGGTGCTGACGTCGCGGTCGTCACGGAACCGTACTTCCACGGCCCTAACGCACCCACCGGGAACCGGCGGTTCTTCGAGCGCGTGGCCGACCGATCGCCACTGCCCGTCCTGCTGTACAACATCCCGCCCTGTACCGGCGGGAAGATTGCGGTCGAGACGCTCGAGGCCGTCGCCACCCACGAGAACGTGATCGGGATCAAGGACTCGAGCGGCGACCTCGAGTACATGCTGTCGGTGATCCGCCGGACACCCAACGAGTTCGTCGTCCTCCAGGGGTACGATGCTCTGCTCGCCCCCGCGCTCCGGATGGGAGCCGACGGTGGTCTGAACGCGGGGTCGAACGTCGCGCCCGCCACGTATGCGGAGCTGTACGACTCGTTCGACGACGAGCGTGGGATCGAACTGCAGGACGCCATCGAACCGCTGTTTGGCGCCTGTGCAGAGTACGGGTTCGCACCGGCGACGAAGACCGCACTCGAGTATCGTGGCGTAATTCCGAGCGATGCCGTTCGTCCGCCGCTGGTTCCGGTTCCGGAGGAGGGGCAGGCTGGGGTGGCGGAGGGCGGCGACGCGTTGCTCGAGAAGTGA
- a CDS encoding ZIP family metal transporter, protein MAEPDLVLVVAVALVAGCATGIGALPTLLTSRVSHRVYDGAIGFAAGVMVGAAVFALIVPGLEFGTPWEVVAGLAAGTGFLLVANAVLPHLHLRFRGPRVEGTAPRRIDDTGADETPEDDLRRALLVGSAVTIHNVPEGLAVGIAFGSGEAGLGFAIATAIAVQNVPDGFAMAVPAARAGVSSPKTILYTTLSGGVPEPIAAAVGFTLVVLVTGLFPLAAGFAAGAMIAVVFRELIPSSHGHGYADTATVTFVAGFALMLVVDTVLAV, encoded by the coding sequence GTGGCGGAACCGGATCTCGTCCTCGTGGTTGCCGTCGCGCTGGTCGCCGGCTGTGCCACCGGGATCGGCGCGCTGCCGACGCTTCTTACCTCCCGCGTGAGCCATCGCGTCTACGACGGTGCGATCGGCTTCGCCGCGGGCGTCATGGTCGGCGCTGCCGTCTTCGCGCTGATCGTTCCCGGCCTCGAGTTCGGCACGCCCTGGGAGGTCGTTGCCGGCCTCGCGGCCGGAACCGGCTTTCTGCTCGTCGCGAACGCCGTCCTCCCTCACCTCCATCTCCGCTTTCGAGGGCCGCGCGTCGAGGGAACGGCTCCCCGCAGAATCGACGATACGGGCGCCGACGAAACTCCCGAGGACGACCTCCGGCGAGCGCTGCTGGTCGGTTCCGCGGTGACGATCCACAACGTTCCCGAGGGACTTGCGGTCGGCATCGCCTTCGGCAGCGGCGAGGCCGGACTCGGCTTCGCCATCGCGACCGCCATCGCCGTCCAGAACGTCCCCGACGGGTTCGCGATGGCCGTCCCCGCCGCTCGAGCCGGCGTCTCGAGCCCGAAGACGATACTCTACACAACTCTCTCAGGTGGTGTTCCGGAGCCGATCGCCGCCGCCGTCGGCTTCACGCTGGTCGTATTGGTCACCGGCCTCTTTCCGCTGGCCGCCGGCTTCGCGGCGGGTGCGATGATCGCCGTCGTCTTCCGGGAGCTGATCCCCTCGAGTCACGGCCACGGCTACGCCGACACGGCGACGGTGACGTTCGTCGCGGGCTTCGCGCTGATGCTGGTCGTGGATACGGTGCTCGCGGTCTGA